The following coding sequences are from one Desulfosporosinus orientis DSM 765 window:
- a CDS encoding glycosyltransferase family 4 protein translates to MKACILTTAHSPFDERIFHKEANSLAEAGYEVVIVAPHQQSEEKQGIRIRAVDPLSSRLDRIWRLKAIYKEALQENADIYHFHDPDLLPVGLLLSRRHHKPVVYDVHEYYGDSLLTRYWLPKPLRKIVAKTVDRFEKWSAQSFAGIITVNSHMAELFKRKNSEGEILHNYPLKRQFEFPRPDSLKPPVILYLGGINRERGLEVILRAMPLVRQRYPEAICELVGPAETGDLGPEFADLKPWLEQGNVHLRGKVPYEQVPSILAGSSIALVPLLPTLNYQKAIPVKLLEYMAAGLPVVGSRFGYIEEIVQQNQCGLLTEPGDPESLARAVCSLLEDPNKGLKYGHNGWEAFHREYTWEKEQNKLLSLYERILTKKDR, encoded by the coding sequence TTGAAAGCCTGTATCTTAACCACTGCACATTCGCCCTTTGATGAGCGCATTTTTCATAAAGAGGCCAATAGTCTTGCCGAAGCCGGTTATGAAGTGGTTATAGTAGCACCACATCAGCAATCGGAAGAAAAGCAAGGCATTAGAATTCGGGCTGTGGATCCTCTTTCCTCTCGCCTGGATCGAATTTGGCGTCTGAAAGCCATCTATAAGGAAGCCCTTCAGGAAAATGCCGATATTTATCACTTTCATGACCCGGATTTGCTGCCCGTGGGGTTATTGCTAAGCCGCAGGCATCACAAACCCGTTGTCTATGATGTCCACGAATACTATGGGGATAGTTTGCTTACCCGTTATTGGCTGCCCAAGCCTTTGCGCAAAATCGTAGCAAAAACGGTGGATCGTTTCGAGAAATGGTCGGCTCAATCCTTTGCCGGGATTATTACCGTGAACAGTCATATGGCTGAACTATTTAAACGGAAAAATTCTGAAGGGGAGATCCTCCACAATTATCCCCTTAAACGTCAATTTGAGTTTCCCCGTCCGGATAGTCTAAAACCACCTGTGATTCTCTATTTAGGAGGAATTAATCGGGAACGGGGCCTGGAAGTAATTCTTCGCGCCATGCCCTTAGTCAGGCAGCGATATCCGGAGGCCATTTGTGAACTTGTCGGTCCTGCAGAAACAGGAGATTTAGGTCCGGAGTTTGCTGACCTGAAACCCTGGCTGGAACAGGGCAATGTACACTTAAGGGGGAAAGTTCCTTATGAGCAGGTACCCAGTATTTTAGCTGGGAGTTCTATCGCCCTGGTGCCATTACTGCCAACCTTGAATTATCAAAAGGCCATTCCTGTGAAACTTTTAGAATACATGGCGGCAGGACTTCCTGTCGTTGGCTCGCGCTTTGGCTATATTGAAGAGATTGTGCAGCAAAATCAATGCGGCTTGCTGACCGAACCGGGAGATCCGGAAAGTCTTGCCCGTGCAGTATGTTCATTATTAGAGGACCCCAATAAAGGGTTAAAATACGGACATAATGGCTGGGAGGCTTTTCATCGAGAGTATACTTGGGAAAAAGAACAAAACAAACTTTTGTCGCTTTATGAGCGAATCCTAACAAAGAAGGATCGGTAA
- a CDS encoding glycosyltransferase: MRVLILSHMYPNAVSPLGGIFVRQQAQALQQLGAEVTVVAPVPWVPGFMAGRGKWGGYPTVPFHEQPDGFPVYHPRVLELPGSLFFEYYPQTYAWGIEQVFSEQISRGVDVIHAHVAHPDGAAALRFGRKYHIPVVVTIHGQDFAYTLQRSKTCAESVKMTLKDAAGVILVSEKLKNRYGLETWADRLEKYRIIYNGVDFPKVVQPSNPSVKDAGAKPSRRRLLSVGFLRPDKGHEIVLKALPALIREFPDLEYRVVGDGSERAKLEGLCRELGLEYHVVFLGSLPHPEAMQEMAECEIFVLPSWNEAFGVVYLEAMAHGKPIIGTVGEGISEILTQIQVGIAVTPKDPLALTEAILDLLKNKEQASAMGIRGRDLVNRQFTWNYNAQKTLEVYEEIIAQ; encoded by the coding sequence ATGCGAGTTTTGATACTTTCTCATATGTACCCCAATGCAGTCAGCCCGTTAGGCGGAATTTTTGTCCGGCAGCAGGCTCAAGCCCTGCAGCAGCTGGGAGCAGAAGTGACCGTAGTTGCACCGGTACCATGGGTGCCCGGTTTTATGGCCGGCCGGGGCAAGTGGGGCGGCTACCCAACCGTACCCTTCCATGAACAGCCCGATGGGTTTCCTGTCTACCATCCTCGGGTCTTAGAGTTGCCAGGATCCCTGTTTTTTGAATATTATCCCCAAACCTATGCTTGGGGAATTGAACAAGTTTTTAGTGAACAAATATCCCGAGGGGTGGATGTCATCCACGCTCATGTTGCCCATCCTGACGGAGCGGCTGCATTGAGATTCGGACGCAAGTATCATATTCCTGTGGTAGTGACAATTCATGGCCAAGATTTTGCCTATACCTTGCAGCGCAGTAAAACCTGTGCTGAAAGTGTTAAAATGACCCTTAAGGATGCTGCAGGAGTGATCCTGGTTAGCGAAAAACTCAAGAACCGGTATGGTCTGGAAACTTGGGCTGACCGTCTTGAGAAATATAGAATTATTTATAACGGCGTGGATTTCCCTAAGGTTGTCCAACCGTCAAATCCTTCTGTAAAAGATGCTGGCGCAAAGCCCTCCCGGCGCCGCCTGCTCTCAGTGGGATTTTTACGGCCGGATAAAGGTCATGAGATTGTTTTGAAAGCTCTTCCGGCTCTGATCCGAGAATTTCCCGACCTGGAATACCGGGTTGTGGGGGATGGGTCTGAACGGGCTAAGCTGGAAGGACTGTGCCGGGAATTGGGGTTGGAATATCATGTGGTTTTTCTGGGAAGTTTGCCCCATCCTGAAGCAATGCAGGAAATGGCTGAGTGTGAAATTTTTGTTTTGCCAAGTTGGAATGAAGCTTTCGGAGTTGTCTATTTAGAAGCTATGGCTCATGGCAAACCTATTATAGGTACTGTTGGTGAAGGGATTTCAGAGATTCTCACTCAAATCCAAGTCGGCATTGCTGTTACGCCTAAAGATCCTTTGGCCCTGACTGAGGCCATTCTGGATTTGCTTAAGAACAAAGAGCAGGCATCAGCTATGGGGATAAGAGGAAGAGACTTGGTGAACCGTCAATTTACCTGGAATTATAATGCTCAGAAAACTCTTGAGGTTTATGAGGAGATTATTGCTCAATAG
- a CDS encoding N-acetyltransferase produces MTNNLIAPSATIPITATIGPFCVIGENVVLGENVILGVGCVLGDGARVGDGSELGSYVSVGQGAEIGSGTRIGDHTTIYPQTILGEDGFIGSNSSIGRLPKASATSTVKNQANLPPLRMGSGFTIGCSAVLYAGTTYADKAFIGDGAVVRERCSIGQNVVIGSGVVVENDTKIGEYTKIQTGSYITAYMEIEERVFIAPMVTTTNDNYMGRTEKRFEAIKGATIQRGARVGGGSILLPGVKVAPETFVAAGALVTKDTVEKQVVKGFPAKSIRDVPEEELL; encoded by the coding sequence ATGACTAATAATCTAATCGCACCTAGTGCTACAATACCCATAACAGCAACTATTGGACCCTTTTGTGTTATTGGTGAAAATGTTGTCCTTGGAGAAAATGTTATATTAGGAGTTGGCTGTGTCCTTGGCGATGGAGCACGGGTTGGAGACGGAAGTGAGCTCGGCAGCTACGTAAGTGTTGGTCAAGGAGCAGAAATAGGTTCCGGGACTCGCATAGGGGATCATACCACAATTTATCCTCAAACAATTCTGGGTGAGGATGGGTTTATCGGCAGCAATTCCTCTATTGGCCGATTACCCAAAGCTTCTGCAACCAGTACGGTAAAAAATCAGGCCAACCTGCCGCCTCTGCGCATGGGAAGCGGCTTCACCATTGGATGCTCTGCTGTTCTTTATGCTGGGACAACCTACGCAGATAAGGCCTTTATTGGAGATGGAGCTGTTGTTCGTGAAAGATGTTCAATTGGTCAAAACGTAGTGATCGGCAGTGGCGTTGTCGTAGAAAATGACACTAAGATAGGTGAATATACCAAGATACAGACCGGATCCTATATTACCGCTTATATGGAAATTGAAGAACGTGTGTTTATAGCGCCCATGGTTACAACCACCAATGACAATTACATGGGACGCACCGAAAAGCGTTTTGAGGCAATCAAAGGGGCAACCATCCAGAGAGGGGCCCGTGTGGGCGGAGGCTCGATTCTTCTGCCCGGTGTAAAAGTAGCGCCTGAAACATTTGTAGCAGCAGGGGCACTGGTCACAAAAGATACTGTGGAAAAACAAGTTGTTAAAGGGTTCCCGGCAAAAAGTATTCGAGACGTTCCGGAAGAGGAACTGCTATGA
- a CDS encoding flippase, which translates to MELRLVLKNAAALSVASVLSKVITAVVGIAVTRYLGPEIYGEYSSALAFVSTFILFADFGLSNYMVQEGSRDEKVLPLFLGNTLLFKVLTSLALYLLMLGLMFPAGYNQSIRSMVMVLGLASALNALDASVYNYFQAKQQMYVAAIYQFLSTFLIGALTILVVLTQGTVVMITAAQLVTAVLISLSLYAHLRRQLRLEFDLSRLLGMLRQGLPYGMAVIFLFVYFQIDMFMLSLMKPPIEVGVYSAAYRLIAVLLFIPGILTSVIYPILFQLGVESKEKHRGTIEKIFKVLSAVGIPGSVLIFVLADPLLTWLYNGRFPASIPILMLLSWFFAFECLSFSLGDVLTTTDRQWTRAKIQGGAALLNIGINLYAIPRYGIYGASVATLITELYVFIAFYWVVRRYVYKVQVWRQLPVIILASFIMGLIAHLFRGLHPLISASLAGAVYLIILIGLDNDFQRIGGYILRQLTSRLRSRS; encoded by the coding sequence GTGGAACTTCGTTTAGTCCTTAAGAATGCAGCTGCCTTAAGTGTAGCCAGCGTGCTTTCCAAAGTCATTACAGCTGTGGTGGGAATAGCGGTTACACGTTACCTGGGACCTGAAATATATGGAGAATATAGCTCTGCCTTGGCCTTTGTCAGCACATTTATTCTTTTTGCGGATTTCGGTTTGAGCAACTATATGGTTCAAGAAGGCTCCCGGGATGAAAAAGTTCTGCCCCTCTTTCTGGGAAATACTCTTTTGTTTAAAGTGCTTACTTCTCTAGCCTTGTATTTGCTTATGCTGGGGCTAATGTTTCCGGCAGGCTATAATCAGTCAATCCGGAGTATGGTCATGGTTTTAGGGCTGGCCAGCGCCCTGAATGCCCTGGATGCAAGCGTTTATAATTATTTTCAGGCTAAACAGCAAATGTATGTTGCTGCCATATATCAGTTTTTGTCGACGTTTTTAATTGGAGCACTAACTATTTTAGTGGTACTGACTCAAGGTACGGTGGTCATGATTACGGCTGCCCAGCTTGTAACGGCAGTTCTTATATCCTTAAGCCTCTATGCCCACTTGCGCCGCCAGCTGCGTTTGGAGTTTGATCTTTCCCGTTTGCTGGGGATGCTCAGGCAAGGGCTGCCCTATGGAATGGCCGTTATCTTTTTGTTTGTCTATTTTCAAATTGACATGTTCATGCTTTCTTTAATGAAGCCCCCAATTGAGGTAGGGGTGTATTCGGCAGCTTATCGTTTAATCGCCGTGCTTTTATTTATCCCTGGGATACTGACAAGTGTTATTTATCCGATTTTATTTCAGCTGGGAGTAGAAAGTAAGGAGAAACACCGGGGAACCATTGAAAAAATTTTCAAAGTTCTGAGTGCGGTGGGAATTCCCGGGAGTGTCTTGATTTTTGTTTTGGCAGATCCCCTTTTGACCTGGCTTTATAACGGGCGTTTTCCGGCTTCCATTCCGATTTTAATGCTTTTGAGCTGGTTTTTTGCCTTTGAGTGTTTAAGCTTTTCCTTAGGAGATGTATTGACAACCACAGACCGGCAGTGGACCCGTGCCAAGATTCAGGGAGGTGCCGCTCTTTTAAATATAGGTATCAATTTATATGCGATTCCTCGCTATGGAATTTATGGAGCGAGTGTTGCAACTTTGATCACAGAGTTATATGTGTTTATAGCATTTTATTGGGTGGTGCGGCGTTATGTCTATAAGGTTCAGGTCTGGCGTCAGCTTCCGGTCATTATTTTGGCCTCATTTATCATGGGCCTGATTGCTCACTTGTTTCGCGGTCTGCACCCCTTGATTTCAGCGTCCCTGGCGGGGGCGGTATACTTAATCATCCTCATTGGACTGGATAATGACTTTCAGCGAATTGGAGGGTATATTCTTCGCCAGCTTACAAGCCGGCTAAGATCCCGGAGCTGA
- a CDS encoding Gfo/Idh/MocA family protein has product MNGETKIRFAIIGCGRIAPKHAESIVALTEADLVAVCDIVPELAQAFADKYGAEPYTDYKEMLKRQDIDVVTIATPSGIHAEIGIAAAEAGKHVLVEKPMAMTLKTADALIAACRQAGVKLGVIHQNRFNESIKLMRKALEDGRFGKLTHGQATVRWNRNDNYYKQAPWRGTKLQDGGVLMNQSIHNIDLLQWTFGPVESVFGYTETFMRKIEMEDMGAAVIKFKSGAIGIIEAASTIYPTNIEETINVFGETGSVIVGGIAVNRVEVWEFPDSVEEKAQIFASQAGDPPNVYGYGHREIISDMIQAIREDRETAIPGEEGRKALEIILAIYKCQETKEPVVFPLQES; this is encoded by the coding sequence ATGAACGGAGAAACTAAAATTCGCTTTGCTATTATTGGCTGTGGTCGTATTGCACCCAAACATGCAGAATCCATTGTCGCCCTTACGGAGGCAGATTTAGTGGCAGTATGTGATATCGTACCGGAATTGGCCCAGGCTTTTGCAGATAAATATGGAGCAGAACCCTATACAGATTATAAGGAAATGCTGAAAAGACAGGATATTGATGTTGTTACCATCGCCACCCCCAGCGGCATTCACGCAGAAATAGGTATAGCAGCGGCTGAAGCAGGCAAGCATGTCTTAGTAGAAAAGCCCATGGCCATGACCTTGAAAACCGCGGATGCTTTGATTGCAGCCTGCCGCCAAGCAGGGGTGAAATTAGGAGTTATTCATCAAAACCGTTTTAATGAGTCAATAAAACTGATGAGAAAGGCTTTGGAAGACGGCCGTTTTGGCAAGCTGACCCATGGGCAAGCTACTGTTCGCTGGAATCGTAATGACAACTATTACAAGCAGGCTCCTTGGCGCGGGACAAAGCTCCAGGATGGCGGGGTGCTTATGAACCAGTCCATACACAATATCGACCTTTTGCAATGGACCTTTGGACCTGTCGAGTCAGTTTTTGGATACACAGAGACCTTTATGCGCAAAATTGAAATGGAAGATATGGGAGCAGCTGTCATTAAGTTTAAAAGCGGTGCCATTGGCATTATTGAGGCAGCCTCAACCATTTATCCTACCAATATTGAAGAGACCATCAATGTATTTGGTGAGACCGGATCTGTTATTGTCGGAGGAATTGCAGTTAATCGTGTTGAGGTTTGGGAGTTCCCGGACAGTGTTGAAGAAAAAGCTCAGATCTTCGCCAGCCAGGCAGGGGATCCGCCCAATGTCTATGGCTATGGGCATCGTGAAATCATCTCTGATATGATTCAAGCGATTCGGGAAGACAGAGAAACCGCTATTCCCGGGGAAGAAGGACGCAAAGCATTAGAAATTATTCTGGCGATCTATAAGTGCCAGGAAACAAAAGAACCGGTTGTATTCCCGTTACAGGAAAGTTAA
- the wecB gene encoding non-hydrolyzing UDP-N-acetylglucosamine 2-epimerase translates to MKIITVLGARPQFIKAAPLSEELRKSHEELLVHTGQHYDYQMSDVFFEELGIPKPHYFLGVGSKQHGAQTGEMLKGVEEILLKEKPDWVLVYGDTNSTLAGALAAAKLHIPIAHVEAGLRSYNRQMPEEVNRVLTDHVSELLFCPSDQAVKNLSLEGLTRGVVRTGDVMADALFYHARRAEDRQPSAPKYLQKSYLLATVHRAENTDNPQRLEGILKAFAQIEGKIVLPLHPRTKKLLQDYHLTIPDNVEVIEPVGYLEMILLEKEAELILTDSGGVQKEAYLWQVPCVTLRDETEWVETVQTGWNTLAGAKMEEIISAVRCYRGKSLPPYQDNLYGNGRASEEIVAHMEKRG, encoded by the coding sequence ATGAAAATAATAACGGTTCTGGGAGCCAGGCCCCAATTTATTAAAGCCGCACCCCTTTCCGAAGAGCTGAGGAAAAGCCACGAGGAGTTATTAGTTCACACCGGACAGCATTATGATTATCAGATGTCCGACGTGTTTTTCGAAGAGTTGGGTATCCCTAAGCCCCATTATTTCTTAGGAGTCGGTTCCAAGCAGCATGGTGCGCAAACGGGGGAAATGCTGAAGGGGGTAGAAGAGATACTCCTTAAGGAAAAACCGGATTGGGTTCTTGTTTATGGGGACACCAATTCTACCTTAGCAGGAGCCTTGGCAGCAGCTAAACTTCACATTCCCATTGCCCATGTTGAGGCAGGTCTGCGCAGCTATAACCGGCAAATGCCTGAAGAGGTCAATCGTGTATTGACGGACCATGTTTCTGAACTCTTATTCTGCCCTTCGGATCAAGCTGTTAAAAATCTTAGTTTAGAGGGATTGACCCGCGGGGTAGTTCGGACCGGGGATGTTATGGCTGATGCCCTTTTCTACCATGCCCGCAGAGCAGAAGATCGTCAGCCCTCTGCTCCTAAATATCTGCAAAAATCCTATCTCCTTGCCACAGTTCACAGAGCAGAAAATACAGACAACCCCCAGCGCCTTGAGGGGATTCTTAAGGCCTTTGCTCAAATAGAGGGCAAGATTGTGCTCCCCCTCCATCCCCGAACTAAGAAACTTCTCCAAGATTATCACTTAACTATACCGGATAATGTGGAAGTGATTGAACCTGTAGGCTATCTGGAGATGATCCTCTTAGAAAAAGAGGCCGAACTGATTCTCACCGACTCAGGGGGGGTACAGAAAGAAGCTTATCTTTGGCAGGTGCCCTGTGTGACATTAAGGGATGAAACGGAATGGGTAGAAACGGTTCAAACCGGCTGGAACACTCTTGCCGGTGCCAAGATGGAGGAGATTATCTCAGCGGTCAGGTGCTATCGCGGCAAATCATTGCCGCCCTATCAAGATAATCTCTATGGAAACGGACGAGCCAGTGAAGAAATTGTGGCTCATATGGAGAAAAGAGGTTGA
- a CDS encoding DegT/DnrJ/EryC1/StrS family aminotransferase: MGIPLLDLKAQYLTIKDEIDQAIFDVLDSSVYILGPQMKALEKEIAVYCGTEEAVAVGNGTDALVLTLKAFGIGPGDEVITTPFTFFASAETIAQVGATPVFVDIDPVTLNMDLNELEKKITPQTKAIIPVHIFGQMVDVERVMEIAARHDLKVIEDAAQAIGAEYRGKKAGSIGHAAAFSFFPTKNLGAYGDAGMIVTNDKDLASQLRMLRFHGCQTKYYHEKIGYNSRLDEMQAAILRVKLKYLDQWNEGRREKAKIYDQLLAGTKIQLPGRDPLATPIYHLYVLRTEERNALMEKLKAGGVANAIYYPVPLHLQRAFRSLGYKAGDFPVAEKACEQALAIPCYPELGIEQQHEIAALIKG; this comes from the coding sequence ATGGGCATTCCTCTTTTAGATTTGAAGGCTCAGTATTTGACTATAAAAGATGAAATAGACCAAGCTATTTTTGATGTGCTTGATTCCTCAGTCTATATTTTAGGCCCCCAGATGAAAGCCTTGGAAAAAGAAATTGCCGTTTATTGCGGTACCGAAGAGGCTGTAGCAGTCGGCAACGGCACAGATGCTTTAGTCCTGACACTTAAGGCTTTTGGAATCGGCCCTGGGGATGAAGTGATCACCACACCCTTTACTTTCTTTGCATCGGCTGAAACAATTGCTCAGGTAGGGGCTACCCCCGTATTTGTGGATATTGATCCCGTAACCTTGAACATGGATCTTAATGAGTTAGAAAAGAAAATAACCCCTCAGACAAAAGCGATTATTCCTGTACATATTTTTGGTCAGATGGTAGATGTTGAAAGGGTCATGGAAATTGCGGCACGCCATGACCTAAAGGTTATTGAAGATGCTGCTCAAGCCATTGGCGCAGAGTACCGGGGCAAAAAGGCCGGCTCCATCGGACATGCTGCTGCCTTCAGCTTTTTCCCGACTAAAAATTTAGGGGCTTATGGAGATGCCGGGATGATCGTCACAAATGACAAAGACCTGGCCTCTCAACTTAGAATGCTGCGCTTCCACGGCTGTCAGACAAAGTATTATCATGAAAAAATCGGCTATAACAGCCGGCTTGACGAGATGCAAGCAGCTATTCTGCGGGTTAAGCTCAAATATCTCGACCAATGGAATGAAGGACGCCGGGAAAAGGCTAAAATCTATGATCAGCTCCTTGCCGGTACGAAGATTCAGCTCCCGGGCCGAGACCCCTTGGCAACGCCAATCTATCATTTATATGTACTTCGCACAGAAGAACGGAACGCTTTGATGGAGAAACTGAAAGCAGGCGGTGTGGCCAATGCTATCTATTATCCCGTACCCCTTCATTTGCAAAGAGCATTTCGTTCCCTCGGCTATAAAGCAGGTGACTTCCCTGTAGCAGAAAAGGCCTGTGAACAAGCTCTGGCCATACCTTGTTATCCGGAATTAGGCATCGAACAGCAACATGAGATCGCAGCCTTAATTAAAGGCTAG
- a CDS encoding O-antigen ligase family protein codes for MLWNTGVTSNNNNKLLLICSILLSAMLLPSIEIHPSLPRVRLDDALIFGAFGINVLLYITRRFRSYADYAPRYLQESEGRALRAVTKVFLLFLVSIIVSNIFAILFLDGSVGFRDVMELVTLAKYYLAITLAISLDLHYGEFQTLCLAFFIGLGVMMVLSWGQFLNLAYMNQWLTPILAQSHLDNLVNANPPRVLGTFDNPNVMGIASVMIMTLFVTWFYFRKNDRAQTLVLFVMVGLTMKQTFLTISRTALLATATVLVFLSVWGFFKVYWKKQIILKIGALFLLTLALFFTSPRDFVSRMNEATNLEESTSAQGHFMRMGSAFEFIKQSPVLGWGTAKDTMDTTVDDEYALITRRYGVVGLAFYLWLFIRPVKGALRKSRFFNSYASEPGMREDKTLLSIAFVAATLAIMVYNITAGAFYNLQLMTLIALYMGIIYRTEGEND; via the coding sequence ATGCTCTGGAATACAGGGGTTACTAGTAATAACAATAATAAGTTGCTTCTCATTTGTAGTATTTTGTTATCTGCCATGCTGTTGCCTTCCATAGAGATCCATCCCAGTCTTCCTCGTGTCCGCTTGGATGATGCTCTGATTTTTGGAGCATTTGGCATCAATGTGCTTCTCTATATAACCCGGCGTTTCCGCTCTTATGCAGACTATGCACCCAGGTATCTTCAGGAGAGCGAAGGAAGAGCTTTAAGAGCGGTCACCAAAGTGTTCCTCCTTTTTCTTGTTTCAATTATCGTATCCAATATTTTTGCCATCCTTTTTCTGGACGGCTCTGTAGGGTTTCGAGATGTTATGGAACTGGTGACATTAGCCAAATATTATTTAGCCATTACCTTGGCCATTTCCCTGGATCTGCACTATGGTGAGTTTCAAACTTTGTGCCTGGCCTTTTTCATCGGCTTAGGGGTGATGATGGTACTCTCTTGGGGTCAATTCCTAAATTTGGCCTATATGAACCAATGGCTGACTCCTATTTTAGCTCAATCCCACTTGGATAACCTGGTTAATGCTAATCCCCCCCGGGTGCTGGGAACCTTTGATAATCCCAATGTCATGGGTATCGCATCGGTTATGATTATGACCTTGTTCGTGACTTGGTTTTATTTCCGCAAGAATGACCGGGCACAAACCTTGGTTCTCTTTGTCATGGTTGGGCTGACTATGAAACAGACCTTCTTGACGATTTCGAGAACAGCCCTCTTAGCAACAGCAACAGTATTGGTGTTTTTAAGTGTTTGGGGATTTTTTAAAGTTTATTGGAAGAAACAAATTATCTTAAAAATAGGGGCATTGTTTCTCCTGACTCTCGCCTTGTTTTTTACTTCCCCCCGTGATTTTGTCAGCCGGATGAATGAAGCGACGAATCTGGAAGAGAGTACTTCTGCCCAAGGACACTTTATGCGCATGGGCAGTGCTTTTGAATTCATAAAACAATCCCCGGTGCTTGGCTGGGGGACAGCTAAAGATACTATGGATACTACTGTGGACGACGAATATGCCTTAATAACTCGCCGCTATGGAGTGGTCGGCTTAGCTTTCTATCTTTGGTTATTCATTCGTCCGGTTAAAGGGGCTCTTCGTAAGAGCAGGTTCTTTAATTCCTATGCCTCAGAACCGGGGATGCGAGAGGACAAGACGCTGCTGTCTATAGCCTTTGTAGCGGCTACCCTGGCCATAATGGTCTATAATATTACAGCCGGTGCGTTCTACAATCTTCAGCTGATGACCCTGATTGCTCTTTATATGGGCATAATTTACAGAACAGAAGGGGAAAACGATTGA